One genomic window of Pelmatolapia mariae isolate MD_Pm_ZW linkage group LG5, Pm_UMD_F_2, whole genome shotgun sequence includes the following:
- the inavab gene encoding innate immunity activator b isoform X1, translating to MRHAASRLTSYEGTGSPSTDMEGNGEISDTDSGIILHSGSDSPTTHTKDVTTHTRAIKIKHQELQEKLEMCIHELRKLCIREAELTGRLSEDYPLQPGEKAPQVHRRVGAAFKLDELKIPRGAEDSKLSSVDASLALQMKIYEAARKLCEEENLSKSVRKSRLQQCKREEKKLKHLQETAFSLRLEHGRSSPLPALSITQQDLGTSDDSSLSDSVVQDEEVTSQSSQPSSGLPYPAETDPPQLLPLSTQSCVDGAYISPSVTPQSLQLNLSHSPHPSVDLSFTLRPEYDLPPIEHSPWAESSLDQPYQKSKKSRSSVKMSSPAKPESLPPLEACLAQSALPVQLSHLKLSRTQSNSTPSTPEMRVHRQLSLRLSSPDSAFEKERGRPRGPRRRLTEYSITLPETPSPTLNYRSHASSEDSNSENSFPSYNSSPCRELPGDLPKQFPSAFLLPSPVGSYGPRAFPHAGFYRNPRQQPSPGIPKAYYDEELIYNEMDMPRSYFPQQAPCSSNRYDYRYKDTAVPHQRVQRPFAPDIRITPPANWDHPHCHSNGLPRQVVNEQLKSWQRRSQQRAPRSRSLDRQGAVRMKNVFVGESPCYQTQQYREQVIQRGTLHRAAEGAQGHWFGEDASHFYSQV from the exons gaacaggaagtccATCTACTGACATGGAGGGCAACGGGGAGATCAGCGACACTGACAGCGGCATCATTCTTCATtcag GGTCTGACAGCCCAACAACCCACACAAAGGAtgtgaccacacacacacgggcaATAAAGATCAAACACCAGGAGCTCCAAGAGAAGTTAGAGATGTGCATACATGAGCTGAGGAAACTGTGCATCCGAGAAGCT GAGCTGACGGGCCGGCTGTCAGAAGATTATCCTCTGCAGCCAGGAGAGAAGGCCCCGCAGGTTCACCGCCGCGTTGGAGCTGCGTTTAAACTTGACGAACTCAAAATCCCTCGAGGAGCAGAG GATTCAAAATTGAGTTCAGTCGACGCTTCTCTAGCGCTTCAGATGAAGATATATGAAGCTGCACGGAAGCTCTGTGAAGAGGAAAACTTGAGCAAGTCTGTGAGGAAGAGCCGCCTGCAGCAGTGCAAAAGAGAGGAGAAGAAACTCAAGCATCTACAGGAGACGGCCTTCAGCCTTCGACTGGAGCATGGCCGATCATCACCACTCCCTGCCCTCAGTATTACGCAACAAG atcttGGCACATCTGATGACAGCTCTCTATCTGATTCTGTTGTGCAAGATGAAG AAGTCACAAGTCAGTCTTCACAGCCTTCTTCAGGACTCCCTTATCCAGCAGAGACAGATCCTCCCCAGCTGCTCCCTCTGTCCACGCAGTCTTGTGTGGATGGCGCCTACATTTCTCCAAGTGTGACTCCGCAGTCCCTGCAGCTGAACCTGAGTCACTCTCCCCATCCAAGCGTTGACTTGAGCTTTACCTTGAGGCCAGAGTATGACCTTCCTCCCATCGAGCACTCCCCATGGGCCGAGTCAAGTCTTGACCAGCCCTACCAGAAGAGCAAGAAGTCGCGCTCATCTGTCAAGATGAG CAGCCCAGCCAAACCTGAGTCTTTGCCACCTTTGGAAGCTTGTTTAGCACAGTCGGCTCTGCCTGTTCAACTTTCCCACCTAAAGCTGAGTCGCACCCAGTCAAACAGTACACCCTCCACCCCAGAGATGCGAGTGCACAGACAGCTCTCCCTCAG GCTGTCCTCTCCTGACTCTGCATTTGAAAAGGAGCGTGGTCGCCCCCGAGGCCCAAGGAGGCGGCTGACCGAATACTCAATAACTTTACCAGAGACTCCATCTCCTACACTGAACTACAGAAGCCATGCTAGCTCTGAGGACAGCAACTCTGAAAACTCGTTTCCTTCTTACAATAGCTCCCCGTGTCGGGAATTGCCCGGTGATTTGCCCAAACAATTTCCATCTGCATTCCTGCTCCCCAGCCCAGTTGGCAGCTATGGACCTCGAGCTTTCCCGCATGCTGGCTTTTACCGTAATCCCCGGCAGCAGCCCAGTCCTGGTATTCCAAAAGCCTATTACGATGAAGAACTGATCTACAATGAGATGGATATGCCACGGAGCTATTTCCCCCAGCAAGCTCCTTGTTCCTCGAATAGATATGATTATAGGTATAAAGACACTGCAGTACCTCACCAGAGAGTACAGAGGCCTTTTGCTCCTGATATTAGAATCACCCCGCCAGCAAATTGGGACCATCCACACTGCCACTCTAATGGTCTCCCACGACAAGTAGTGAACGAACAGCTAAAGTCGTGGCAGAGACGCAGTCAGCAAAGAGCACCCAGGTCTCGTTCCCTTGACAGACAGGGAGCAGTGCGGATGAAAAACGTGTTTGTCGGAGAGTCACCCTGCTACCAAACTCAGCAGTACCGTGAGCAG GTTATTCAGAGAGGGACTCTCCACAGAGCTGCAGAGGGTGCTCAAGGCCACTGGTTTGGAGAGGACGCCTCTCACTTTTACAGCCAAGTATAA
- the inavab gene encoding innate immunity activator b isoform X2, with product MRHAASRLTSYEGTGSPSTDMEGNGEISDTDSGIILHSGSDSPTTHTKDVTTHTRAIKIKHQELQEKLEMCIHELRKLCIREAELTGRLSEDYPLQPGEKAPQVHRRVGAAFKLDELKIPRGAEDSKLSSVDASLALQMKIYEAARKLCEEENLSKSVRKSRLQQCKREEKKLKHLQETAFSLRLEHGRSSPLPALSITQQDLGTSDDSSLSDSVVQDEEVTSQSSQPSSGLPYPAETDPPQLLPLSTQSCVDGAYISPSVTPQSLQLNLSHSPHPSVDLSFTLRPEYDLPPIEHSPWAESSLDQPYQKSKKSRSSVKMSPAKPESLPPLEACLAQSALPVQLSHLKLSRTQSNSTPSTPEMRVHRQLSLRLSSPDSAFEKERGRPRGPRRRLTEYSITLPETPSPTLNYRSHASSEDSNSENSFPSYNSSPCRELPGDLPKQFPSAFLLPSPVGSYGPRAFPHAGFYRNPRQQPSPGIPKAYYDEELIYNEMDMPRSYFPQQAPCSSNRYDYRYKDTAVPHQRVQRPFAPDIRITPPANWDHPHCHSNGLPRQVVNEQLKSWQRRSQQRAPRSRSLDRQGAVRMKNVFVGESPCYQTQQYREQVIQRGTLHRAAEGAQGHWFGEDASHFYSQV from the exons gaacaggaagtccATCTACTGACATGGAGGGCAACGGGGAGATCAGCGACACTGACAGCGGCATCATTCTTCATtcag GGTCTGACAGCCCAACAACCCACACAAAGGAtgtgaccacacacacacgggcaATAAAGATCAAACACCAGGAGCTCCAAGAGAAGTTAGAGATGTGCATACATGAGCTGAGGAAACTGTGCATCCGAGAAGCT GAGCTGACGGGCCGGCTGTCAGAAGATTATCCTCTGCAGCCAGGAGAGAAGGCCCCGCAGGTTCACCGCCGCGTTGGAGCTGCGTTTAAACTTGACGAACTCAAAATCCCTCGAGGAGCAGAG GATTCAAAATTGAGTTCAGTCGACGCTTCTCTAGCGCTTCAGATGAAGATATATGAAGCTGCACGGAAGCTCTGTGAAGAGGAAAACTTGAGCAAGTCTGTGAGGAAGAGCCGCCTGCAGCAGTGCAAAAGAGAGGAGAAGAAACTCAAGCATCTACAGGAGACGGCCTTCAGCCTTCGACTGGAGCATGGCCGATCATCACCACTCCCTGCCCTCAGTATTACGCAACAAG atcttGGCACATCTGATGACAGCTCTCTATCTGATTCTGTTGTGCAAGATGAAG AAGTCACAAGTCAGTCTTCACAGCCTTCTTCAGGACTCCCTTATCCAGCAGAGACAGATCCTCCCCAGCTGCTCCCTCTGTCCACGCAGTCTTGTGTGGATGGCGCCTACATTTCTCCAAGTGTGACTCCGCAGTCCCTGCAGCTGAACCTGAGTCACTCTCCCCATCCAAGCGTTGACTTGAGCTTTACCTTGAGGCCAGAGTATGACCTTCCTCCCATCGAGCACTCCCCATGGGCCGAGTCAAGTCTTGACCAGCCCTACCAGAAGAGCAAGAAGTCGCGCTCATCTGTCAAGATGAG CCCAGCCAAACCTGAGTCTTTGCCACCTTTGGAAGCTTGTTTAGCACAGTCGGCTCTGCCTGTTCAACTTTCCCACCTAAAGCTGAGTCGCACCCAGTCAAACAGTACACCCTCCACCCCAGAGATGCGAGTGCACAGACAGCTCTCCCTCAG GCTGTCCTCTCCTGACTCTGCATTTGAAAAGGAGCGTGGTCGCCCCCGAGGCCCAAGGAGGCGGCTGACCGAATACTCAATAACTTTACCAGAGACTCCATCTCCTACACTGAACTACAGAAGCCATGCTAGCTCTGAGGACAGCAACTCTGAAAACTCGTTTCCTTCTTACAATAGCTCCCCGTGTCGGGAATTGCCCGGTGATTTGCCCAAACAATTTCCATCTGCATTCCTGCTCCCCAGCCCAGTTGGCAGCTATGGACCTCGAGCTTTCCCGCATGCTGGCTTTTACCGTAATCCCCGGCAGCAGCCCAGTCCTGGTATTCCAAAAGCCTATTACGATGAAGAACTGATCTACAATGAGATGGATATGCCACGGAGCTATTTCCCCCAGCAAGCTCCTTGTTCCTCGAATAGATATGATTATAGGTATAAAGACACTGCAGTACCTCACCAGAGAGTACAGAGGCCTTTTGCTCCTGATATTAGAATCACCCCGCCAGCAAATTGGGACCATCCACACTGCCACTCTAATGGTCTCCCACGACAAGTAGTGAACGAACAGCTAAAGTCGTGGCAGAGACGCAGTCAGCAAAGAGCACCCAGGTCTCGTTCCCTTGACAGACAGGGAGCAGTGCGGATGAAAAACGTGTTTGTCGGAGAGTCACCCTGCTACCAAACTCAGCAGTACCGTGAGCAG GTTATTCAGAGAGGGACTCTCCACAGAGCTGCAGAGGGTGCTCAAGGCCACTGGTTTGGAGAGGACGCCTCTCACTTTTACAGCCAAGTATAA
- the inavab gene encoding innate immunity activator b isoform X3, with product MEGNGEISDTDSGIILHSGSDSPTTHTKDVTTHTRAIKIKHQELQEKLEMCIHELRKLCIREAELTGRLSEDYPLQPGEKAPQVHRRVGAAFKLDELKIPRGAEDSKLSSVDASLALQMKIYEAARKLCEEENLSKSVRKSRLQQCKREEKKLKHLQETAFSLRLEHGRSSPLPALSITQQDLGTSDDSSLSDSVVQDEEVTSQSSQPSSGLPYPAETDPPQLLPLSTQSCVDGAYISPSVTPQSLQLNLSHSPHPSVDLSFTLRPEYDLPPIEHSPWAESSLDQPYQKSKKSRSSVKMSSPAKPESLPPLEACLAQSALPVQLSHLKLSRTQSNSTPSTPEMRVHRQLSLRLSSPDSAFEKERGRPRGPRRRLTEYSITLPETPSPTLNYRSHASSEDSNSENSFPSYNSSPCRELPGDLPKQFPSAFLLPSPVGSYGPRAFPHAGFYRNPRQQPSPGIPKAYYDEELIYNEMDMPRSYFPQQAPCSSNRYDYRYKDTAVPHQRVQRPFAPDIRITPPANWDHPHCHSNGLPRQVVNEQLKSWQRRSQQRAPRSRSLDRQGAVRMKNVFVGESPCYQTQQYREQVIQRGTLHRAAEGAQGHWFGEDASHFYSQV from the exons ATGGAGGGCAACGGGGAGATCAGCGACACTGACAGCGGCATCATTCTTCATtcag GGTCTGACAGCCCAACAACCCACACAAAGGAtgtgaccacacacacacgggcaATAAAGATCAAACACCAGGAGCTCCAAGAGAAGTTAGAGATGTGCATACATGAGCTGAGGAAACTGTGCATCCGAGAAGCT GAGCTGACGGGCCGGCTGTCAGAAGATTATCCTCTGCAGCCAGGAGAGAAGGCCCCGCAGGTTCACCGCCGCGTTGGAGCTGCGTTTAAACTTGACGAACTCAAAATCCCTCGAGGAGCAGAG GATTCAAAATTGAGTTCAGTCGACGCTTCTCTAGCGCTTCAGATGAAGATATATGAAGCTGCACGGAAGCTCTGTGAAGAGGAAAACTTGAGCAAGTCTGTGAGGAAGAGCCGCCTGCAGCAGTGCAAAAGAGAGGAGAAGAAACTCAAGCATCTACAGGAGACGGCCTTCAGCCTTCGACTGGAGCATGGCCGATCATCACCACTCCCTGCCCTCAGTATTACGCAACAAG atcttGGCACATCTGATGACAGCTCTCTATCTGATTCTGTTGTGCAAGATGAAG AAGTCACAAGTCAGTCTTCACAGCCTTCTTCAGGACTCCCTTATCCAGCAGAGACAGATCCTCCCCAGCTGCTCCCTCTGTCCACGCAGTCTTGTGTGGATGGCGCCTACATTTCTCCAAGTGTGACTCCGCAGTCCCTGCAGCTGAACCTGAGTCACTCTCCCCATCCAAGCGTTGACTTGAGCTTTACCTTGAGGCCAGAGTATGACCTTCCTCCCATCGAGCACTCCCCATGGGCCGAGTCAAGTCTTGACCAGCCCTACCAGAAGAGCAAGAAGTCGCGCTCATCTGTCAAGATGAG CAGCCCAGCCAAACCTGAGTCTTTGCCACCTTTGGAAGCTTGTTTAGCACAGTCGGCTCTGCCTGTTCAACTTTCCCACCTAAAGCTGAGTCGCACCCAGTCAAACAGTACACCCTCCACCCCAGAGATGCGAGTGCACAGACAGCTCTCCCTCAG GCTGTCCTCTCCTGACTCTGCATTTGAAAAGGAGCGTGGTCGCCCCCGAGGCCCAAGGAGGCGGCTGACCGAATACTCAATAACTTTACCAGAGACTCCATCTCCTACACTGAACTACAGAAGCCATGCTAGCTCTGAGGACAGCAACTCTGAAAACTCGTTTCCTTCTTACAATAGCTCCCCGTGTCGGGAATTGCCCGGTGATTTGCCCAAACAATTTCCATCTGCATTCCTGCTCCCCAGCCCAGTTGGCAGCTATGGACCTCGAGCTTTCCCGCATGCTGGCTTTTACCGTAATCCCCGGCAGCAGCCCAGTCCTGGTATTCCAAAAGCCTATTACGATGAAGAACTGATCTACAATGAGATGGATATGCCACGGAGCTATTTCCCCCAGCAAGCTCCTTGTTCCTCGAATAGATATGATTATAGGTATAAAGACACTGCAGTACCTCACCAGAGAGTACAGAGGCCTTTTGCTCCTGATATTAGAATCACCCCGCCAGCAAATTGGGACCATCCACACTGCCACTCTAATGGTCTCCCACGACAAGTAGTGAACGAACAGCTAAAGTCGTGGCAGAGACGCAGTCAGCAAAGAGCACCCAGGTCTCGTTCCCTTGACAGACAGGGAGCAGTGCGGATGAAAAACGTGTTTGTCGGAGAGTCACCCTGCTACCAAACTCAGCAGTACCGTGAGCAG GTTATTCAGAGAGGGACTCTCCACAGAGCTGCAGAGGGTGCTCAAGGCCACTGGTTTGGAGAGGACGCCTCTCACTTTTACAGCCAAGTATAA
- the adipor1a gene encoding adiponectin receptor protein 1a → MSGRNGSASDADCRISEDCQVPDVELMELGPLLEEGGARQAVSKSVHPEGDAMLADEEEEDDEVGEVLTLPLQAHHAMEKMEEFVHKVWEGRWRVIPFHVLPEWLKDNDYLLHGHRPPMPSFRACFGSIFRIHTETGNIWTHLLGLILFLCLGTLTMLRPNMYFMAPLQEKVVFGMFFLGAVLCLSFSWLFHTVYCHSEKVSRTFSKLDYSGIALLIMGSFVPWLYYSFYCSPQPRLIYLTIVCILGIAAIIVAQWDRFSTPRHRPTRAGVFMGLGLSGIVPTMHFTIEEGFVKATTVGQMGWFYLMGAMYITGAGLYAARIPERFFPGKCDIWFHSHQIFHVLVVAAAFIHFYGVSNLQEFRYGLEGGCTDDSLL, encoded by the exons ATGTCAGGCCGAAACGGGTCTGCCAGTGATGCAGACTGCCGGATCTCTGAGGACTGCCAGGTCCCAGATGTTGAGCTGATGGAGCTGGGGCCATTGCTGGAAGAGGGAGGGGCGCGGCAGGCAGTATCCAAAAGTGTCCATCCTGAG GGAGACGCAATGCTTGctgatgaggaagaggaggatgatgagGTGGGTGAGGTTCTGACCTTACCGCTACAGGCTCACCATGCCATGGAGAAGATGGAGGAGTTTGTACAtaag GTCTGGGAGGGGCGCTGGAGAGTAATCCCTTTTCATGTCCTGCCAGAGTGGCTGAAGGACAATGATTACCTCCTGCATGGACATCGACCACCCATGCCATCTTTCCGGGCCTGTTTCGGAAGCATCTTCAGAATTCACACTGAAACAGGAAACATCTGGACTCACCTGTTAG GGCTGATCTTATTCCTGTGTCTGGGCACATTAACCATGCTGCGGCCCAACATGTATTTTATGGCCCCACTGCAAGAGAAGGTTGTGTTTGGGATGTTCTTCCTGGGTGCTGTGCTTTGCCTCAGCTTCTCCTGGCTTTTTCATACGGTCTACTGCCACTCTGAGAAAGTGTCTCGCACATTCTCCAA GCTTGACTACTCGGGGATCGCCCTCCTAATCATGGGCTCCTTCGTGCCCTGGCTGTACTACTCATTCTATTGTTCCCCTCAGCCTCGCCTTATCTACCTCACCATTGTATGTATCCTCGGCATTGCCGCCATCATTGTCGCCCAGTGGGACCGATTCTCTACACCTCGTCACAGACCTACAAGAGCAG GCGTCTTCATGGGTCTCGGACTAAGTGGCATTGTTCCCACCATGCACTTCACCATTGAGGAGGGCTTTGTTAAGGCAACCACAGTCGGCCAGATGGGTTGGTTCTACCTGATGGGGGCCATGTATATCACCGGCGCTGGTCTGTACGCAGCCAGGATCCCTGAACGCTTTTTCCCCGGCAAGTGCGACATCTGG ttCCATTCTCATCAGATTTTTCATGTTCTGGTCGTGGCAGCAGCGTTCATCCATTTCTATGGCGTTTCCAACCTGCAGGAGTTCCGATACGGCCTCGAGGGAGGATGCACAGATGACTCTCTGCTCTGA
- the rabif gene encoding guanine nucleotide exchange factor MSS4, with the protein MDQESKESTDRSSLVSDDGKNSKSVLCQRCGSKVLCPGTAVLAEKELFLPSMRKKSGLSSTEASVDGDTLTAHWFVDDMYTFENVGFTNDVGRIKYLICADCEIGPIGWHCLDDKKSFYIALDRVNHA; encoded by the exons ATGGATCAGGAATCGAAAGAAAGCACGGACCGATCCAGCCTGGTTTCTGATGACGGCAAAAACAGCAAGTCTGTGCTGTGTCAACGCTGCGGGTCCAAGGTGCTCTGCCCCGGTACGGCCGTGTTAGCGGAGAAGGAG CTGTTCCTGCCATCCATGCGGAAAAAGAGTGGCCTCAGCAGCACAGAGGCCTCAGTGGACGGTGACACACTGACTGCCCACTGGTTCGTGGATGACATGTACACTTTTGAGAACGTAGGCTTCACTAACGACGTGGGGAGGATCAAGTACCTCATCTGTGCAGACTGCGAGATTGGACCAATCGGCTGGCACTGTTTGGATGACAAGAAAAGTTTCTACATTGCTTTGGACAGGGTGAACCACGCATAG